The following proteins are encoded in a genomic region of Cryptomeria japonica chromosome 11, Sugi_1.0, whole genome shotgun sequence:
- the LOC131066474 gene encoding mitogen-activated protein kinase kinase kinase YODA, whose protein sequence is MILPWLGKSSGKKSSNGGKKGSKKSIKESSIFEVFHLRRSSKGANSREESDAESALPSTSTSTSVTRCQSFSHAVPLPLPVAAAAVARCDSGISVSASQPQSLRDRSARLATLLPLPSPEQGNNRLETADGAASGSESSTSSLASDDPADRDPLNHNSMIYAGLISKADTKNKKNRKSNEQPKSNASLLSKPQNLPVASKKGFSSNRESLPKQLQIPVNRVLGNATDSSAMSSPSSPMKAFVVEHHSPTGGGAGAPRFYVDSGIFGSGNCSSPGSGQNSGQNSMGGDIIIGQHFWQQQGKGSSERSPVLSPKMRSPGPSSRGQSVAVSPLHPRAGGLGPESPTGKHEDGKQPLCHLLPRPPRSPTTSSPYSPSAKSSGARSPAGKENPTSPATRWKKGKLLGSGTFGHVYVGFNNESGEMCAMKEVTLFSDDSKSKDSVKQLGQEIAMLSHLRHPNIVQYYGSEMVDDTLYIYLEYVSGGSIHQLLREYGQFGEPAIRSYTRQILAGLAYLHDLNTVHRDIKGANILVDPNGQVKLADFGMAKHISAHSCPLSFRGTPHWMAPEVIKNINGYDLAVDIWSLGCTVVEMATAEPPWRQYEGVAAMFKIGNSKELPAIPDHLSEEGKSFVRLCLQRNPTHRPIAAQLLEHPFVKNAAPFVRLDPGTKAMETEALPSSACGIRTLNSTQHPAHSRHPLSVEADHSTSRSRIQSTYQPSSDQFCAQRNISLPVSPSASPSIQSRSPNYRYDTMSPSPISTPTLRSGSSTPLTGGYGAIPLQASGGARQTVYVRENFGNMPQMMNGTYPISFGGYTDSRPDFYAGVQALLTPEGSPRLQSHLVAESDVMGKTYGRVLRNENGHSQRQNSGHGVLAEFELKKLQKNPSQVVGFDLRPVSPMLGRANGHEHCLKVVLHQNLST, encoded by the exons ATGATATTGCCATGGTTGGGAAAGTCGTCTGGGAAGAAGAGTAGTAATGGCGGTAAGAAAGGGAGTAAGAAGAGTATTAAGGAGAGCAGTATTTTTGAGGTGTTCCATTTGAGGAGATCATCCAAAGGGGCGAATTCGAGGGAGGAATCGGATGCGGAGAGTGCGCTCCCATCGACGTCCACATCGACGTCTGTGACACGATGCCAGAGCTTTTCGCATGCCGTGCCTCTACCGCTGCCCGTCGCTGCCGCAGCTGTGGCGCGGTGCGACTCTGGAATCAGTGTGAGTGCGAGTCAGCCCCAGTCTCTGAGAGACAGATCTGCCCGCCTCGCCACGCTCTTGCCCTTGCCTTCGCCTGAACAGGGTAATAACAGGCTGGAGACTGCAGATGGAGCGGCATCCGGGTCGGAATCTAGCACGAGTTCGCTCGCCAGTGACGATCCAGCAGACAGGGATCCTTTAAATCATAACAG CATGATATATGCAGGTTTGATCTCAAAGGCCGACACGAAAAATAAGAAGAATCGAAAAAGTAATGAGCAACCAAAATCTAATGCTTCTTTGCTCAGTAAACCGCAAAATTTGCCCGTGGCATCAAAGAAGGGATTTTCATCAAATCGAGAATCGCTTCCCAAGCAACTCCAGATCCCAGTTAACAGGGTTCTAGGCAATGCAACTGACAGTTCTGCCATGTCTAGTCCTTCTAGTCCAATGAAAGCTTTTGTCGTAGAGCATCATTCACCTACTGGTGGAGGTGCTGGAGCTCCAAGGTTTTATGTGGATTCGGGTATTTTCGGATCAGGCAATTGTTCGAGTCCAGGTTCAGGCCAAAATTCTGGGCAGAATTCCATGGGCGGAGATATTATAATTGGGCAACATTTTTGGCAGCAGCAGGGCAAAGGCAGCTCTGAGCGGTCACCTGTGCTAAGTCCAAAGATGCGGAGTCCTGGTCCAAGTTCAAGAGGGCAGAGTGTTGCTGTTTCTCCCTTGCATCCCCGAGCTGGCGGATTAGGACCTGAATCTCCTACTGGGAAACATGAAGATGGGAAGCAGCCGTTGTGTCACCTATTGCCGCGGCCCCCACGATCCCCAACCACTTCCTCTCCCTACTCTCCCTCAGCCAAATCTTCAGGAGCACGTAGTCCAGCAGGGAAAGAAAATCCTACAAGTCCAGCAACACGATGGAAAAAGGGGAAGCTGTTGGGAAGTGGGACCTTTGGCCATGTTTATGTTGGCTTCAACAA TGAAAGTGGAGAAATGTGTGCAATGAAAGAAGTTACACTTTTTTCTGATGATTCAAAGTCAAAGGACAGTGTAAAGCAGCTAGGACAG GAGATAGCCATGCTTAGCCATCTGCGGCATCCAAACATTGTGCAATATTATGGAAGTGAAATG GTGGATGACACACTATATATATACCTCGAGTATGTTTCTGGAGGTTCTATACACCAACTACTTAGAGAATATGGCCAGTTTGGAGAGCCAGCTATTCGCAGCTATACTCGGCAGATTTTGGCGGGCTTGGCATACTTGCATGATCTTAATACTGTCCACAG AGACATCAAAGGGGCAaatatacttgttgatcctaatggTCAAGTAAAGCTTGCAGACTTTGGCATGGCAAAACAC ATCTCAGCACATTCATGTCCTTTATCATTTAGGGGAACTCCACACTGGATGGCTCCTGAG GTCATTAAAAATATAAATGGCTATGACTTAGCGGTGGATATTTGGAGTTTAGGTTGTACAGTCGTGGAAATGGCTACTGCAGAGCCACCATGGAGGCAGTATGAAGGG GTTGCTGCAATGTTTAAAATTGGCAACAGTAAGGAGCTACCAGCAATTCCTGACCATCTCTCAGAGGAAGGCAAGAGTTTTGTGAGGCTGTGCTTGCAGAGGAATCCTACACACCGTCCAATAGCTGCACAACTCTTAGAGCATCCATTTGTGAAAAATGCAGCACCATTTGTAAGACTGGACCCTGGCACAAAAGCCATGGAAACAGAGGCATTGCCCTCATCTGCCTGTGGCATTAGAACTTTG AATTCTACACAACATCCTGCACATTCAAGACATCCTCTTTCAGTTGAGGCAGACCACTCAACATCACGTTCAAGAATACAATCAACCTACCAGCCTTCAAG TGATCAATTTTGTGCACAGAGGAATATTTCCTTGCCAGTATCTCCCTCTGCAAGTCCGTCGATCCAGTCACGGTCTCCCAACTATAGATATGACACCATGTCCCCGTCACCTATATCAACACCAACTCTTAGATCAGGCTCCTCAACTCCCCTGACTGGAGGTTATGGTGCTATCCCATTACAGGCTAGTGGAGGTGCAAGACAGACAGTGTATGTGCGGGAAAACTTTGGTAACATGCCCCAAATGATGAATGGAACATACCCTATCAGTTTTGGGGGCTATACTGACTCTAGGCCTGATTTTTATGCGGGAGTGCAGGCACTTCTTACCCCAGAAGGGTCCCCAAGACTGCAGAGTCATCTAGTTGCAGAAAGTGATGTAATGGGGAAAACATATGGTAGAGTATTGAGAAATGAGAATGGACATAGCCAAAGGCAAAATAGTGGTCATGGGGTGTTGGCAGAATTTGAGCTTAAGAAACTTCAAAAAAATCCTTCTCAGGTTGTTGGATTTGATTTAAGACCCGTATCTCCCATGCTTGGTCGTGCAAATGGTCATGAGCATTGCTTGAAG GTAGTTTTGCATCAGAATTTGTCAACCTAG